In a genomic window of Rhopalosiphum maidis isolate BTI-1 chromosome 4, ASM367621v3, whole genome shotgun sequence:
- the LOC113549611 gene encoding 3'-5' RNA helicase YTHDC2-like gives MSPPIRGLSQDSKDSLLHQLQKFISSDTISYTFPSSLTSEERKYLHLKSAELGLKSKSYGKPGQRSITIKMDKKKVNSKACSIEISAASNDIMKKICDHVPITKQMYDELLPNPMKPYRRMAVANCKRNLPLMCDKPMSIPRFAVDEDLLLTRKALPIWAKKGQITNAIENNPVVIITAETGSGKTTQIPQFIIDDSAVKNRPCRVICCQPRRIAAISMADRVSNERGESIGMSTGYQVRLESCVSQDTTIIYCTTGVLTRTLMDRHQKDNEPNKGMLMNVSHVIVDEVHERDKHVDFLLIALRMILPKYNHLKLILMSATADIHLFSNYFDNCPVLKVEGKIFPVRDYFLEEILDTIKYESPAMARIKNKTKIGYWDNDIVEKTVEAVQNLNLIEPVTTLMPDQEWLKSELDDCMHQIWFNAEIEQIDRMIYYIMSEGIPVDYQHSDTGVTLLMLVAVHGLNDYVTTLLNMGANPNIRTRVYNMDAATWAAEFKQFDTRDLIINNKGILAQTDIQKNENLDEVEIKERLELYKKSLPPNIIIDAYLITYLIKHIIFKKNAGSILVFLPGFEDMSMVNKVIVEELISKDNLKITIYMLHSMMQTSDQRRVFQPAPKGHQKVILATNIVETSVTINDVVYVIDSGRVKQKGYNAFNGISCMNVNWISQSCAKQRAGRAGRLCAGECYRLYTREHHCHMASHDVPEILRMPLQELCMLAKVISNNMRVLDFLALAIQPPPTLSVTSALEYLKTIEAMDVNEDLTDLGFFMLDLSIESHYAKSLVFAIFLKCLDPVLTIISCLANREPFNLTLNVNMKTSLGSIRKKLAGDSLSDHIVLLRLYQAFNEGNMVDSDLFNLVSQSIMGLITQTRTQLLGQLRALELIQTRAGPNDIRDVNINSNNWAAVKACLLAGLYPNLAKLDKSNPRPILKTKTEKSVIYHGSSVLRENYVKDLPSDWIIFEELSSFNTKKFIKNCTVVSSMSVALFSSAMKLPQDSVQTGGKLNKSQELVNTADVDSDDSYEESEDNLGTLNLDGWTSFVGSSDDIAKILNMRLCLTLAYREFLKNKMISQHSSFSSVVQSVVKILSIEDNIIGLEAPDDVGKRPKENSNKGRHSKNNDSSSFSSFRKYPYSQHTQNKSYTDSSSSFRTSRNSYNMPNNRGTSYRHYQQNYSTPSTSQVNNNYKW, from the exons AT gTCTCCTCCAATAAGAGGTTTATCACAAGATTCTAAGGATTCTTTGTTGCATCAATTGCAGAAATTCATTTCATCTGATACAATAT cgtATACATTTCCATCTTCATTGACATCAGAGGAACGTAAATATTTGCACTTAAAAAGTGCTGAACTTggattaaaatctaaaagctATGG aaaACCTGGTCAACGatcaattactattaaaatggataaaaaaaaagtcaatagtAAGGCTTGTAGTATAGAAATATCTGCAGCTTCAAatgatataatgaaaaaaatttgtgaTCATGTTCCTATTACTAAACAAATGTATGATGAATTACTTCCTAATCCCATGAAACCATATCGACGAATGGCAG TTGCCAATTGTAAACGAAATCTTCCTCTCATGTGTGACAAGCCGATGTCTATACCTCGTTTTGCTGTTGatgaagatttattattaacaagaaAAGCTTTACCAATATGGGCAAAAAAAGGACAAATAACTAATGCAATTGAGAATAATCCTGTTGTAATCATTACAGCTGAGACTGGATCTGGAAAAACCActcaa ATTCCACAATTCATAATTGATGATAGTGCTGTAAAAAATAGACCATGCCGGGTTATATGTTGTCAACCAAGAAGAATTGCAGCTATTTCAATGGCTGATAGAGTGTCTAACGAACGTGGAGAAAGTATTGGAATGAGTACTGGTTATCAAGTTAGACTAGAAAGctg TGTTAGTCAAGatacaacaattatatattgtacgacTGGTGTTTTGACAAGGACACTTATGGATCGGCATCAAAAAGACAATGAACCTAATAAAGGAATGTTAATGAATGTTTCTCATGTAATAGTAGATGAAGTTCATGAGCGTGATAAACATGTTGACTTTCTTCTTATAGCATTGCGTAtgattttaccaaaatataaccatttgaaacttattttaatgtctGCTACAGCagatatacatttgttttcaaattattttgacaacTGCCCTGTATTGAAAG tggAAGGAAAAATTTTCCCTGTGcgagattattttttagaggAGATTTTAGAcac aattaaatatgaatctcCAGCAATggcaagaataaaaaataaaactaaaattggtTATTGGGATAATGATATCGTAGAAAAAACTGTTGAAGctgttcaaaatttgaatcttATTGAACCA gtTACTACATTGATGCCTGATCAAGAATGGTTAAAATCAGAATTAGATGATTGTATGCACCAAATTTGGTTCAATGCTGAAATCGAGCAAATTGATAGAatgatttattacattatgtcaGAAGGAATTCCAGTAGATtatcaa caTTCAGATACTGGTGTAACTTTATTGATGCTTGTAGCAGTTCATGGATTAAATGATTATGTTACTACATTATTAAACATGGGTGCTAATCCAAACATACGAACAAGGGTATACAATATGGATGCAGCTACTTGGGCAGcagaatttaaacaatttgatactagagatttaataattaacaacaaaGGCATTCTTGCGCAAACAGATatccaaaaaaatgaaaatttggaTGAAGTTGAGATTAAAGAAAGActagaattatataaaaaaagtttacctcctaacattataattgatgcttatttaattacctatctcataaaacatataatttttaaaaaaaatgctg GCTCTATTTTAGTCTTTTTGCCTGGGTTTGAAGATATGTCTAtggttaataaagttatagtTGAAGAACTTATTagtaaagataatttaaaaatcacaatttataTGTTACATTCTATGATGcag acaTCCGATCAACGCAGAGTTTTTCAACCAGCGCCTAAAGGTCaccaaaaagttatattagcAACTAATATTGTAGAAACAAGTGTTACAATTAATGATGTTGTATATGTGATTGATTCAGGGAGAGTAAAacaa aaAGGTTACAATGCTTTTAACGGTATTAGTTGTATGAATGTAAATTGGATATCCCAAAGTTGTGCAAAACAAAGAGCTGGTCGTGCTGGAAGACTATGTGCTGGCGAGTGTTATCGCCTTTATACGAGAGAGCATCATTGTCACATGGCGTCTCATGATGTACCTGAAATTCTTAGAATGCCTCTACAA GAACTTTGCATGTTAGCAAAAGTGATTTCCAATAATATGAGAGTATTAGACTTTTTAGCTTTAGCTATACAACCACCACCAACATTATCAGTTACATCTGCTCTTGAATATCTAAAGACAATAGAAGCAATGGATGTGAATGAAGACTTAACAGATCTTGGATTTTTTATGTTGGATTTATCTATTGAATCTCATTATGCTAAATCACTAGTATTtgctatatttttgaaatgcctGGATCctgtattaactataattagttGCTTAGCTAATag AGAACCATTTAACTTAACTCTTAATGTAAACATGAAGACTTCATTAGGATCTATACGTAAGAAATTAGCTGGTGATTCATTGAGTGATCATATAGTCCTCTTGCGCCTATATCaa gCTTTTAATGAAGGAAATATGGTTGATAGTGATTTATTTAACCTTGTTTCACAATCAATTATGGGATTAATTACACAAACAAGAACTCAATTATTAGGTCAGTTAAGAGCATTAGAACTAATTCAGACTCGTGCTGGACCTAATGATATAAGGGATGTAAATATTAACTCAAATAATTGGGCTGCTGTTAAAGCTTGTTTATTAGCTGGATTGTACCCAAATTTGGCTAAACTAGATAAATCTAATCCAAGAccaattttgaaaacaaa gacAGAAAAAAGTGTCATTTATCATGGATCAAGTGTTTTACGTGAAAACTACGTTAAAGATTTACCATCGGATTGGATAATATTTGAAGAATTGAGTTCTTTCAacactaaaaaatttataaaaaactgcACAGTAGTATCATCTATGTCAGTGGCACTTTTTTCTAGTGCTATGAAATTACCTCAAGATTCAGTTCAAACAGggggtaaattaaataaatctcaAGAATTAGTTAATACAGCTgatg TTGATAGTGATGATAGTTATGAAGAAAGTGAAGACAATTTAGGAACGTTAAACTTGGATGGTTGGACTAGTTTTGTTGGAAGTTCAGATGAtattgcaaaaatattaaacatgcgGTTATGTCTTACTTTAGCTTACCGcgaatttcttaaaaataaaatgatctcTCAACatagt TCCTTTAGTAGTGTTGTTCAAtcagttgttaaaatattatctattgaaGATAACATTATAGGGTTGGAGGCTCCAGATGATGTTGGTAAACGTCCAaaagaaaatagtaataaag gtcgccatagtaaaaataatgacagCTCTTCATTTTCTTCTTTTCGCAAATATCCATATAGTCAACACactcaaaataaaa GTTATACAGATAGCAGTTCAAGTTTTAGGACAAGTAGAAATAGTTATAACATGCCCA ataATAGAGGTACAAGTTATAGACATTATCAACAGAATTATTCAACTCCAAGTACATCTCAGGTTAACAATAACTacaaatggtaa
- the LOC113549498 gene encoding NADH dehydrogenase [ubiquinone] iron-sulfur protein 5: MAFLSPFFRNPITDLTGPLMSAQTGVRCADFEMKLMNCYEAYGYPKGIEICQAYYDDFKECCTRDKQMSRIQAIQNERDRQAKPEYEKPPAMHAF; this comes from the exons atggCGTTTCTAAGTCCGTTCTTCCGGAATCCGATAACCGATCTTACCGGTCCACTAATGTCCGCGCAGACAGGCGTACGCTGTGCAGATTTTGAAATGAAATTGATGAACTGTTACGAGGCGTACGGCTATCCAAAAGGCATAGAAATATGTCAAGCGTATTACGATGATTTCAAAGAATGTTGCACTAGAGATAAACAG ATGTCTCGAATCCAAGCAATTCAAAACGAACGAGATCGTCAAGCCAAACCAGAGTATGAAAAACCTCCTGCAATGCACGCATTTTAG
- the LOC113549497 gene encoding la protein homolog: MSTTNVKVEFPCDSKTIKTEKDTVVPPIVDVKVELPAENETLVANISANLEKNIVKQLGFYFSDTNLPYDKFLQNEIKNDDGWVKIDVLLTFKRLASLSKDPAVIAQAVKNATDSILEVSESGDKIRRKADSAVPVADQEFLNEMIARSIYCKGFPKTATMDELLEFASTFGDKIITKVTPRRLKTKEFKGTLYFTFSTKEEAEKFLKLESVKYKDVELERKWEKDFLEEKKKEYEDKLAKKDQKIKAETEKYFKKGFLLKVDNVDESVTVESIKTICSGFEWQVAFVKIVENEKLAWIRLKPVKAAKDLLEEVAEKVNDLKIKFSLPNEEVEQTVLNEMTKEMKGVLNMKDKMKREKNRNKGGKRYNKRKNDDGNSNNKRFKANGN, translated from the coding sequence ATGAGTACCACCAACGTTAAAGTAGAATTCCCGTGTGATTCAAAAACCATCAAAACTGAAAAGGATACCGTGGTTCCTCCAATAGTCGACGTAAAAGTAGAGTTGCCAGCTGAAAACGAGACCTTGGTTGCCAACATATCTGCAAACCTTGAGAAGAACATTGTTAAGCAGCTTGGGTTTTACTTCAGTGACACTAATCTACCTTATGACAAGTTCCTACAAAATGAGATTAAAAACGATGATGGTTGGGTGAAAATTGATGTGCTGTTGACATTCAAAAGATTGGCATCTCTATCCAAAGACCCAGCAGTAATTGCACAGGCCGTTAAAAATGCCACTGATAGCATCTTGGAAGTCTCAGAGTCTGGCGATAAGATCAGGCGTAAGGCAGACAGTGCTGTGCCAGTGGCTGATCAAGAGTTCTTAAACGAGATGATTGCGCGTTCAATTTACTGCAAAGGCTTCCCAAAAACAGCTACTATGGATGAACTGTTGGAATTTGCTTCAACCTTTGGTGATAAGATAATTACAAAAGTCACACCTCGAAGACTCAAAACTAAAGAGTTCAAAGGTACCCTTTACTTTACATTCAGTACCAAAGAAGAAGCTGAAAAGTTTTTGAAACTAGAATCTGTTAAATACAAAGACGTTGAACTGGAACGCAAGTGGGAAAAAGATTTCCTTGAAGAGAAGAAAAAAGAATATGAAGATAAACTTGCTAAGAAAGATCAGAAAATAAAAGCAGAGActgagaaatattttaaaaaaggatTTTTACTTAAAGTTGATAATGTGGATGAATCTGTTACAGTTGAAAGTATCAAAACTATTTGCTCAGGATTTGAATGGCAAGTAGCCTTTGTGAAAATAGTTGAAAACGAAAAATTAGCTTGGATTCGATTGAAGCCTGTGAAAGCTGCTAAAGACCTGTTAGAAGAGGTCGCTGAAAAAGTGAATGATCTGAAGATAAAGTTTTCATTACCAAACGAGGAGGTTGAACAAACTGTGTTAAACGAAATGACCAAGGAAATGAAAGGTGTTCTCAACATGAAAGACAAAATGAAAAGGGAAAAGAACAGGAATAAGGGAGGGAAAAGGTATAACAAGCGGAAAAACGACGATGgcaattctaataataaacgatttaaaGCAAAcggaaattaa